ATAAAACAAagaatttaacaaaaaatttcataaGCTTTTATATGGCACGGAAAATTACCGTCCACGCGTGTCATATAAGTCTTCTTGTTTCGTTGAAATATCTCAAACACTGTAAAACGAAGTTCTCTAGCCGGGTCCCACCTGGAACTCCCTAACAAATTCCCACGCGCATTTACAGGGCGTGAGCTCCATCATTATACCCAACTCATCCATCTGTTTGTGACTGCCCACCTTCACCCTGTTATATTTCCCTTTCCAAAATCACacctaatctctctctctctctctctctctcttgtttgtgaCCGGTGATTTTGTTTTGATTGTTGAAGCTCATTTTTGCAATCATATCCTGGGATTTTGTTGCCGAGTCAAATGACAGCTCCAAACATGGAGACGATCGCCGCTTCTCTGGAGAGGTCTCTCCAAAATTGCTCCCTAAacaaccacaaccaccaccaccacaaccacagCAACAGCGGCGGCGGCAGCGTCACAGCCGACGGCGAAGGACAAGGCTCGAGCGTCACCGACGGGGTATTGGCCGCCACGGGGATGCAGGGCAGGTCATCGTCTTCAACCTCATCAACCTCAGACGCCGCTTTAGAGCTCAACTCCCATGTCTCCCTTCCATACCATTGGGAACAATGCCTCGATTTGAAGGTTGGTTTTTtcgtttaaattttaatttctctctttttccccGTTGATTGTTGGAAAAAACACAATCCATTAATtagttagtatttttttttccatttaatTTGAAGCTTCAATAAATGCAGTAAACACAGCAGATCTTGCAACTCCTTAAATGAAATTCCTTGTTGTATTTAATGCTTTATGCTCTCTGTAATTTCGTTAATTTTTGCATTTAATGCTCCATGCCCTTTGTTATAAAATCTCAGAATCATGAACTTTTCATACCAAAAATAGAATAAATGGTATCAAACTTTTACTTTAGGCGACAGGAAAAAGAGAAAAGCTTTACTGGGTTTGACCATCTATTGCTGCAGCAATAAAAAGATATAAACTTTTTACTTTTCTGTGTTTAATCCTTTGTCAGATTTTCCTATCCTGGTTAGTTTTAGTTGGTACCTTTGCTTCGAAGAGTAAAGGCAAAACCTTTTTCTGTTTGAATAATTGCATTGTCGCAAACAAGAAAAAAGGAATATGGGTTCAATCACATGTAGTCGTTTTCGAAATAAAATTTACATATTGTGAATTAATTCCTTCAAAGAAAATAATTGTCTTCTTGAAGCGTTTTTATATAAAACTTATAGTTCTCGGGCGtttgtttttaatataaaaGTTGATTAATTATTTGCAGAGTGGGGAGATATACTACATAAACTGGAGGAACGGGATGAAGGCGAAAGAAGATCCAAAGACAGGAGGAGAGTACAGTGGAGATTTCTACTACTCGGAAGAAGATGAAAACAGCTCGTATGACAGCGAAGAGTCTTCGACCGAGTCGTCGCCATCTTCGTGCAGATACGAGCAGCACCAGCAGCCGGTAGAGAATCTCAACAgcaacaacaataataataatgtgtTGGTAGTGGCTGGCTGCAAAGCCTGTCTCATGTATTTCATGGTCCCGAAACAGCTCGAGGACTGCCCCAAATGCTCCGGTCAACTTCTCCACTTCGATCGATCCGAAAATGGCTCCCCATGATCACCACTCGCTcacattcattttcttcttagtttcttagttaattttaatttgtttttaatcaTGTTTTGGCTTTTTTCACTTAGAACAAACCCTTTTGTGCTCTGAGAATATGAAACTACAGACAAATCACAAATgggattttagtttttagtATTTAGTAATTTGGTAGTTTAATTTGTTGATTGCTTAgctcctttatttatttttattttatttttcttgttaattattttgGAATATTGAGGGAGGCCATGGGAAGTGGAGGAAGAGAGGAGCCCTACAGTGCCAGCATAGCACCACCAACAAGGTCAATGGTACAATAGTTGGTATTGATTGCGACGTGTAGGTTTCCTTCTCTTTTGTTCCATGAAAATGATGAATCCATGATGATCTctcttttattttgtgtttatcttctcatttttctatatttttttatccGATTTATTcgttaaataatttatttttggtaaattaattcGTTATTATTAATCACAGTACTTGTTAATTATCATGCGAAACTCCGAATATATTTGAATTTTCCTTTTGGAAGAGGACAGGTACTAATCAATCCTACGcttttgtgtttggtaatttttctttcttatcgATTGATTTGATGTCAATTTATCATACTAGATCAGGACAG
The nucleotide sequence above comes from Malus sylvestris chromosome 16, drMalSylv7.2, whole genome shotgun sequence. Encoded proteins:
- the LOC126606506 gene encoding protein CURLY FLAG LEAF 1-like → MTAPNMETIAASLERSLQNCSLNNHNHHHHNHSNSGGGSVTADGEGQGSSVTDGVLAATGMQGRSSSSTSSTSDAALELNSHVSLPYHWEQCLDLKSGEIYYINWRNGMKAKEDPKTGGEYSGDFYYSEEDENSSYDSEESSTESSPSSCRYEQHQQPVENLNSNNNNNNVLVVAGCKACLMYFMVPKQLEDCPKCSGQLLHFDRSENGSP